The Synchiropus splendidus isolate RoL2022-P1 chromosome 8, RoL_Sspl_1.0, whole genome shotgun sequence genome has a window encoding:
- the aplp2 gene encoding amyloid-like protein 2 isoform X1 yields the protein MGSLPAISALVLGVVVPAVAGYIEALAANAETRLAVAEPQVAMFCGKLNMHVNILTGRWEPDPQGTKGCVGTKEEVLQYCQEVYPDMQITNVVEANQPIHIENWRRRDKGSKEHAHVVVPFKCLVGEFVSDVLLVPEKCKFFHKERMDMCISHQQWHAVAKEACSKSSTVLHSYGMLLPCGIDEFYGTEYVCCPSASRASESNPAPSNEDDREEEEEDEDINMDDMNTEDDIVKSESPADKQSTQKEEPLEEEEEEVEDEVEQDEDEEQYQYIYEDEESEKDDDDEGEEERVDTSRMLGSPNEDKTLQEVKAVCSLEAETGPCRASMPRWHFDMSQKKCVRFIYGGCAGNRNNFDSEEYCMAVCKRLTVPPTPQPTDDVDIYFETPADDKEHSRFQRAKEQLEIRHRNRMERVRKEWEEADRQAKNLPKAERQTLIQHFQAMVESLEEEAASEKQQLVETHLARVEAMLNDRRRLALENYLAALQADPPRPHRILQALRRYVRAENKDRQHTIRHYQHVLAVDPEKAAQMKSQVMTHLRVIEERMNQSLSLLYKVPYVAEEIQDEIDELLQEQKADMDQFLSSFSESQPDLTTSEEESVEVPEPEGKPYRPFKVNTLGSQPEPEGDLSDSPRAFKKGSAMSGLDGLIGAEERIINSKAKMSNNVVIDESLDVKEVVYSAERVRVVHEDQLEAFRPLREDFGSGSSALIGLLVIAVAIATVIVISLVLLRKRQYGTISHGIVEVDPMLSPEERHLNKMQNHGYENPTYKYLEQMQV from the exons GCACTGGCAGCTAACGCAGAGACGCGCTTAGCCGTTGCAGAACCGCAGGTGGCGATGTTCTGTGGCAAACTCAACATGCACGTCAACATTCTGACCGGCCGCTGGGAGCCGGACCCACAGGGAACCAAGGGCTGCGTTGGAACCAAAGAGGAAGTGCTGCAGTACTGCCAGGAG GTGTATCCGGATATGCAGATCACCAACGTGGTGGAGGCCAACCAGCCAATCCACATCGAGAACTGGCGCCGGAGGGACAAGGGGTCCAAGGAACACGCCCACGTCGTGGTGCCTTTCAAGTGTCTGG TGGGCGAGTTTGTCAGCGATGTTCTGCTGGTTCCAGAGAAGTGCAAGTTCTTCCACAAGGAGAGGATGGACATGTGCATCAGCCACCAGCAGTGGCACGCTGTGGCCAAGGAG GCCTGTTCCAAGAGCTCCACTGTCCTCCACAGCTACGGCATGTTGCTGCCATGCGGCATCGACGAGTTCTACGGCACCGAGTACGTCTGCTGCCCCTCGGCCTCCCGAGCCAGCGAGAGCAACCCTGCTCCATCCAATGAGGACGaccgggaggaggaggaggaggacgaggacatCAACATGGACGACATGAACACGGAGGACGACATTGTGAAGAG TGAGTCTCCCGCCGACAAGCAGTCCACACAGAAGGAGGAgccactggaggaggaggaggaggaagtggaggatgaGGTTGAgcaagatgaggatgaggagcagtACCAATACATCTACgaggatgaagagtctgagaaggatgatgatgatgagggggaggaggagcgggTGGACACCAGCAGGATGCTGGGGAGTCCGAATGAAGACAAGACTCTGCAGGAAGTGAAAG CCGTGTGCTCTCTGGAAGCTGAGACGGGCCCCTGCAGGGCCTCCATGCCCCGCTGGCACTTCGACATGAGTCAGAAGAAGTGTGTGCGCTTCATTTACGGGGGCTGTGCTGGCAACCGCAACAATTTCGACTCGGAGGAGTACTGCATGGCCGTGTGCAAGCGCCTCA CCGTGCCGCCGACCCCTCAGCCCACAGACGACGTGGACATCTACTTTGAGACGCCGGCTGACGACAAAGAGCACAGTCGCTTCCAGAGGGccaaggagcagctggagatcaGGCACCGCAACCGCatggagagg GTGAGGAAGGAGTGGGAGGAGGCCGACCGCCAGGCCAAGAACCTGCCTAAAGCCGAGAGACAGACTTTGATCCAG CACTTCCAGGCCATGGTGGAGtccctggaggaggaggcagccagtgagaagcagcagctggtggaGACTCACCTGGCCAGGGTGGAGGCCATGCTGAACGACCGCCGCCGCCTGGCCCTGGAGAACTACCTGGCCGCCCTTCAGGCTGACCCGCCGcgg CCTCACCGCATCCTTCAGGCCCTGCGCCGGTATGTCCGAGCTGAGAACAAAGACCGGCAGCACACCATCCGACACTACCAGCACGTGCTGGCTGTCGACCCCGAGAAGGCAGCGCAGATGAAGTCCCAG GTGATGACCCACCTGCGTGTGATCGAGGAGAGGATGAACCAGAGCCTGTCGCTGCTCTACAAAGTTCCCTACGTGGCTGAGGAGATCCAGGACGAGATCG atgagctgctgcaggagcagaaggCTGACATGGATCAGTTCCTGTCCTCCTTCTCGGAATCACAGCCGGACCTCACCACATCGGAGGAGGAGAGCGTGGAGGTTCCTGAGCCAGAGGGGAAACCGTACCGGCCCTTCAAGGTCAATACTCTGGGGTCGCAACCAGAACCTGAAG GAGATTTATCAGACTCGCCACGTGCCTTCAAGAAAG GCTCTGCCATGTCGGGTCTGGACGgtctgatcggcgctgaggagagGATCATCAACAGCAAAGCCAAGATGAGCAACAACGTG GTGATTGATGAGTCTCTGGATGTTAAGGAAGTGGTTTACAGTGCGGAGAGAGTCCGTGTTGTTCACGAGGACCAGCTG GAGGCCTTCCGCCCGCTCAGGGAGGACTTCGGCTCCGGCAGCAGCGCTCTGATCGGCCTGCTGGTGATCGCCGTGGCCATAGCAACGGTCATTGTCATCAGTCTGGTGCTCCTGAGGAAGCGACAGTACGGCACCATCAGCCACGGCATCGTGGAG GTCGACCCCATGCTGTCCCCGGAGGAGCGGCACCTCAACAAGATGCAGAACCACGGCTACGAGAACCCCACCTACAAATACCTGGAGCAGATGCAGGTCTAA
- the aplp2 gene encoding amyloid-like protein 2 isoform X3: MGSLPAISALVLGVVVPAVAGYIEALAANAETRLAVAEPQVAMFCGKLNMHVNILTGRWEPDPQGTKGCVGTKEEVLQYCQEVYPDMQITNVVEANQPIHIENWRRRDKGSKEHAHVVVPFKCLVGEFVSDVLLVPEKCKFFHKERMDMCISHQQWHAVAKEACSKSSTVLHSYGMLLPCGIDEFYGTEYVCCPSASRASESNPAPSNEDDREEEEEDEDINMDDMNTEDDIVKSESPADKQSTQKEEPLEEEEEEVEDEVEQDEDEEQYQYIYEDEESEKDDDDEGEEERVDTSRMLGSPNEDKTLQEVKAVCSLEAETGPCRASMPRWHFDMSQKKCVRFIYGGCAGNRNNFDSEEYCMAVCKRLTVPPTPQPTDDVDIYFETPADDKEHSRFQRAKEQLEIRHRNRMERVRKEWEEADRQAKNLPKAERQTLIQHFQAMVESLEEEAASEKQQLVETHLARVEAMLNDRRRLALENYLAALQADPPRPHRILQALRRYVRAENKDRQHTIRHYQHVLAVDPEKAAQMKSQVMTHLRVIEERMNQSLSLLYKVPYVAEEIQDEIDELLQEQKADMDQFLSSFSESQPDLTTSEEESVEVPEPEGKPYRPFKVNTLGSQPEPEGDLSDSPRAFKKGSAMSGLDGLIGAEERIINSKAKMSNNVEAFRPLREDFGSGSSALIGLLVIAVAIATVIVISLVLLRKRQYGTISHGIVEVDPMLSPEERHLNKMQNHGYENPTYKYLEQMQV; encoded by the exons GCACTGGCAGCTAACGCAGAGACGCGCTTAGCCGTTGCAGAACCGCAGGTGGCGATGTTCTGTGGCAAACTCAACATGCACGTCAACATTCTGACCGGCCGCTGGGAGCCGGACCCACAGGGAACCAAGGGCTGCGTTGGAACCAAAGAGGAAGTGCTGCAGTACTGCCAGGAG GTGTATCCGGATATGCAGATCACCAACGTGGTGGAGGCCAACCAGCCAATCCACATCGAGAACTGGCGCCGGAGGGACAAGGGGTCCAAGGAACACGCCCACGTCGTGGTGCCTTTCAAGTGTCTGG TGGGCGAGTTTGTCAGCGATGTTCTGCTGGTTCCAGAGAAGTGCAAGTTCTTCCACAAGGAGAGGATGGACATGTGCATCAGCCACCAGCAGTGGCACGCTGTGGCCAAGGAG GCCTGTTCCAAGAGCTCCACTGTCCTCCACAGCTACGGCATGTTGCTGCCATGCGGCATCGACGAGTTCTACGGCACCGAGTACGTCTGCTGCCCCTCGGCCTCCCGAGCCAGCGAGAGCAACCCTGCTCCATCCAATGAGGACGaccgggaggaggaggaggaggacgaggacatCAACATGGACGACATGAACACGGAGGACGACATTGTGAAGAG TGAGTCTCCCGCCGACAAGCAGTCCACACAGAAGGAGGAgccactggaggaggaggaggaggaagtggaggatgaGGTTGAgcaagatgaggatgaggagcagtACCAATACATCTACgaggatgaagagtctgagaaggatgatgatgatgagggggaggaggagcgggTGGACACCAGCAGGATGCTGGGGAGTCCGAATGAAGACAAGACTCTGCAGGAAGTGAAAG CCGTGTGCTCTCTGGAAGCTGAGACGGGCCCCTGCAGGGCCTCCATGCCCCGCTGGCACTTCGACATGAGTCAGAAGAAGTGTGTGCGCTTCATTTACGGGGGCTGTGCTGGCAACCGCAACAATTTCGACTCGGAGGAGTACTGCATGGCCGTGTGCAAGCGCCTCA CCGTGCCGCCGACCCCTCAGCCCACAGACGACGTGGACATCTACTTTGAGACGCCGGCTGACGACAAAGAGCACAGTCGCTTCCAGAGGGccaaggagcagctggagatcaGGCACCGCAACCGCatggagagg GTGAGGAAGGAGTGGGAGGAGGCCGACCGCCAGGCCAAGAACCTGCCTAAAGCCGAGAGACAGACTTTGATCCAG CACTTCCAGGCCATGGTGGAGtccctggaggaggaggcagccagtgagaagcagcagctggtggaGACTCACCTGGCCAGGGTGGAGGCCATGCTGAACGACCGCCGCCGCCTGGCCCTGGAGAACTACCTGGCCGCCCTTCAGGCTGACCCGCCGcgg CCTCACCGCATCCTTCAGGCCCTGCGCCGGTATGTCCGAGCTGAGAACAAAGACCGGCAGCACACCATCCGACACTACCAGCACGTGCTGGCTGTCGACCCCGAGAAGGCAGCGCAGATGAAGTCCCAG GTGATGACCCACCTGCGTGTGATCGAGGAGAGGATGAACCAGAGCCTGTCGCTGCTCTACAAAGTTCCCTACGTGGCTGAGGAGATCCAGGACGAGATCG atgagctgctgcaggagcagaaggCTGACATGGATCAGTTCCTGTCCTCCTTCTCGGAATCACAGCCGGACCTCACCACATCGGAGGAGGAGAGCGTGGAGGTTCCTGAGCCAGAGGGGAAACCGTACCGGCCCTTCAAGGTCAATACTCTGGGGTCGCAACCAGAACCTGAAG GAGATTTATCAGACTCGCCACGTGCCTTCAAGAAAG GCTCTGCCATGTCGGGTCTGGACGgtctgatcggcgctgaggagagGATCATCAACAGCAAAGCCAAGATGAGCAACAACGTG GAGGCCTTCCGCCCGCTCAGGGAGGACTTCGGCTCCGGCAGCAGCGCTCTGATCGGCCTGCTGGTGATCGCCGTGGCCATAGCAACGGTCATTGTCATCAGTCTGGTGCTCCTGAGGAAGCGACAGTACGGCACCATCAGCCACGGCATCGTGGAG GTCGACCCCATGCTGTCCCCGGAGGAGCGGCACCTCAACAAGATGCAGAACCACGGCTACGAGAACCCCACCTACAAATACCTGGAGCAGATGCAGGTCTAA
- the aplp2 gene encoding amyloid-like protein 2 isoform X2 → MGSLPAISALVLGVVVPAVAGYIEALAANAETRLAVAEPQVAMFCGKLNMHVNILTGRWEPDPQGTKGCVGTKEEVLQYCQEVYPDMQITNVVEANQPIHIENWRRRDKGSKEHAHVVVPFKCLVGEFVSDVLLVPEKCKFFHKERMDMCISHQQWHAVAKEACSKSSTVLHSYGMLLPCGIDEFYGTEYVCCPSASRASESNPAPSNEDDREEEEEDEDINMDDMNTEDDIVKSESPADKQSTQKEEPLEEEEEEVEDEVEQDEDEEQYQYIYEDEESEKDDDDEGEEERVDTSRMLGSPNEDKTLQEVKAVCSLEAETGPCRASMPRWHFDMSQKKCVRFIYGGCAGNRNNFDSEEYCMAVCKRLTVPPTPQPTDDVDIYFETPADDKEHSRFQRAKEQLEIRHRNRMERVRKEWEEADRQAKNLPKAERQTLIQHFQAMVESLEEEAASEKQQLVETHLARVEAMLNDRRRLALENYLAALQADPPRPHRILQALRRYVRAENKDRQHTIRHYQHVLAVDPEKAAQMKSQVMTHLRVIEERMNQSLSLLYKVPYVAEEIQDEIDELLQEQKADMDQFLSSFSESQPDLTTSEEESVEVPEPEGKPYRPFKVNTLGSQPEPEGSAMSGLDGLIGAEERIINSKAKMSNNVVIDESLDVKEVVYSAERVRVVHEDQLEAFRPLREDFGSGSSALIGLLVIAVAIATVIVISLVLLRKRQYGTISHGIVEVDPMLSPEERHLNKMQNHGYENPTYKYLEQMQV, encoded by the exons GCACTGGCAGCTAACGCAGAGACGCGCTTAGCCGTTGCAGAACCGCAGGTGGCGATGTTCTGTGGCAAACTCAACATGCACGTCAACATTCTGACCGGCCGCTGGGAGCCGGACCCACAGGGAACCAAGGGCTGCGTTGGAACCAAAGAGGAAGTGCTGCAGTACTGCCAGGAG GTGTATCCGGATATGCAGATCACCAACGTGGTGGAGGCCAACCAGCCAATCCACATCGAGAACTGGCGCCGGAGGGACAAGGGGTCCAAGGAACACGCCCACGTCGTGGTGCCTTTCAAGTGTCTGG TGGGCGAGTTTGTCAGCGATGTTCTGCTGGTTCCAGAGAAGTGCAAGTTCTTCCACAAGGAGAGGATGGACATGTGCATCAGCCACCAGCAGTGGCACGCTGTGGCCAAGGAG GCCTGTTCCAAGAGCTCCACTGTCCTCCACAGCTACGGCATGTTGCTGCCATGCGGCATCGACGAGTTCTACGGCACCGAGTACGTCTGCTGCCCCTCGGCCTCCCGAGCCAGCGAGAGCAACCCTGCTCCATCCAATGAGGACGaccgggaggaggaggaggaggacgaggacatCAACATGGACGACATGAACACGGAGGACGACATTGTGAAGAG TGAGTCTCCCGCCGACAAGCAGTCCACACAGAAGGAGGAgccactggaggaggaggaggaggaagtggaggatgaGGTTGAgcaagatgaggatgaggagcagtACCAATACATCTACgaggatgaagagtctgagaaggatgatgatgatgagggggaggaggagcgggTGGACACCAGCAGGATGCTGGGGAGTCCGAATGAAGACAAGACTCTGCAGGAAGTGAAAG CCGTGTGCTCTCTGGAAGCTGAGACGGGCCCCTGCAGGGCCTCCATGCCCCGCTGGCACTTCGACATGAGTCAGAAGAAGTGTGTGCGCTTCATTTACGGGGGCTGTGCTGGCAACCGCAACAATTTCGACTCGGAGGAGTACTGCATGGCCGTGTGCAAGCGCCTCA CCGTGCCGCCGACCCCTCAGCCCACAGACGACGTGGACATCTACTTTGAGACGCCGGCTGACGACAAAGAGCACAGTCGCTTCCAGAGGGccaaggagcagctggagatcaGGCACCGCAACCGCatggagagg GTGAGGAAGGAGTGGGAGGAGGCCGACCGCCAGGCCAAGAACCTGCCTAAAGCCGAGAGACAGACTTTGATCCAG CACTTCCAGGCCATGGTGGAGtccctggaggaggaggcagccagtgagaagcagcagctggtggaGACTCACCTGGCCAGGGTGGAGGCCATGCTGAACGACCGCCGCCGCCTGGCCCTGGAGAACTACCTGGCCGCCCTTCAGGCTGACCCGCCGcgg CCTCACCGCATCCTTCAGGCCCTGCGCCGGTATGTCCGAGCTGAGAACAAAGACCGGCAGCACACCATCCGACACTACCAGCACGTGCTGGCTGTCGACCCCGAGAAGGCAGCGCAGATGAAGTCCCAG GTGATGACCCACCTGCGTGTGATCGAGGAGAGGATGAACCAGAGCCTGTCGCTGCTCTACAAAGTTCCCTACGTGGCTGAGGAGATCCAGGACGAGATCG atgagctgctgcaggagcagaaggCTGACATGGATCAGTTCCTGTCCTCCTTCTCGGAATCACAGCCGGACCTCACCACATCGGAGGAGGAGAGCGTGGAGGTTCCTGAGCCAGAGGGGAAACCGTACCGGCCCTTCAAGGTCAATACTCTGGGGTCGCAACCAGAACCTGAAG GCTCTGCCATGTCGGGTCTGGACGgtctgatcggcgctgaggagagGATCATCAACAGCAAAGCCAAGATGAGCAACAACGTG GTGATTGATGAGTCTCTGGATGTTAAGGAAGTGGTTTACAGTGCGGAGAGAGTCCGTGTTGTTCACGAGGACCAGCTG GAGGCCTTCCGCCCGCTCAGGGAGGACTTCGGCTCCGGCAGCAGCGCTCTGATCGGCCTGCTGGTGATCGCCGTGGCCATAGCAACGGTCATTGTCATCAGTCTGGTGCTCCTGAGGAAGCGACAGTACGGCACCATCAGCCACGGCATCGTGGAG GTCGACCCCATGCTGTCCCCGGAGGAGCGGCACCTCAACAAGATGCAGAACCACGGCTACGAGAACCCCACCTACAAATACCTGGAGCAGATGCAGGTCTAA
- the aplp2 gene encoding amyloid-like protein 2 isoform X4, whose product MGSLPAISALVLGVVVPAVAGYIEALAANAETRLAVAEPQVAMFCGKLNMHVNILTGRWEPDPQGTKGCVGTKEEVLQYCQEVYPDMQITNVVEANQPIHIENWRRRDKGSKEHAHVVVPFKCLVGEFVSDVLLVPEKCKFFHKERMDMCISHQQWHAVAKEACSKSSTVLHSYGMLLPCGIDEFYGTEYVCCPSASRASESNPAPSNEDDREEEEEDEDINMDDMNTEDDIVKSESPADKQSTQKEEPLEEEEEEVEDEVEQDEDEEQYQYIYEDEESEKDDDDEGEEERVDTSRMLGSPNEDKTLQEVKAVCSLEAETGPCRASMPRWHFDMSQKKCVRFIYGGCAGNRNNFDSEEYCMAVCKRLTVPPTPQPTDDVDIYFETPADDKEHSRFQRAKEQLEIRHRNRMERVRKEWEEADRQAKNLPKAERQTLIQHFQAMVESLEEEAASEKQQLVETHLARVEAMLNDRRRLALENYLAALQADPPRPHRILQALRRYVRAENKDRQHTIRHYQHVLAVDPEKAAQMKSQVMTHLRVIEERMNQSLSLLYKVPYVAEEIQDEIDELLQEQKADMDQFLSSFSESQPDLTTSEEESVEVPEPEGKPYRPFKVNTLGSQPEPEGSAMSGLDGLIGAEERIINSKAKMSNNVEAFRPLREDFGSGSSALIGLLVIAVAIATVIVISLVLLRKRQYGTISHGIVEVDPMLSPEERHLNKMQNHGYENPTYKYLEQMQV is encoded by the exons GCACTGGCAGCTAACGCAGAGACGCGCTTAGCCGTTGCAGAACCGCAGGTGGCGATGTTCTGTGGCAAACTCAACATGCACGTCAACATTCTGACCGGCCGCTGGGAGCCGGACCCACAGGGAACCAAGGGCTGCGTTGGAACCAAAGAGGAAGTGCTGCAGTACTGCCAGGAG GTGTATCCGGATATGCAGATCACCAACGTGGTGGAGGCCAACCAGCCAATCCACATCGAGAACTGGCGCCGGAGGGACAAGGGGTCCAAGGAACACGCCCACGTCGTGGTGCCTTTCAAGTGTCTGG TGGGCGAGTTTGTCAGCGATGTTCTGCTGGTTCCAGAGAAGTGCAAGTTCTTCCACAAGGAGAGGATGGACATGTGCATCAGCCACCAGCAGTGGCACGCTGTGGCCAAGGAG GCCTGTTCCAAGAGCTCCACTGTCCTCCACAGCTACGGCATGTTGCTGCCATGCGGCATCGACGAGTTCTACGGCACCGAGTACGTCTGCTGCCCCTCGGCCTCCCGAGCCAGCGAGAGCAACCCTGCTCCATCCAATGAGGACGaccgggaggaggaggaggaggacgaggacatCAACATGGACGACATGAACACGGAGGACGACATTGTGAAGAG TGAGTCTCCCGCCGACAAGCAGTCCACACAGAAGGAGGAgccactggaggaggaggaggaggaagtggaggatgaGGTTGAgcaagatgaggatgaggagcagtACCAATACATCTACgaggatgaagagtctgagaaggatgatgatgatgagggggaggaggagcgggTGGACACCAGCAGGATGCTGGGGAGTCCGAATGAAGACAAGACTCTGCAGGAAGTGAAAG CCGTGTGCTCTCTGGAAGCTGAGACGGGCCCCTGCAGGGCCTCCATGCCCCGCTGGCACTTCGACATGAGTCAGAAGAAGTGTGTGCGCTTCATTTACGGGGGCTGTGCTGGCAACCGCAACAATTTCGACTCGGAGGAGTACTGCATGGCCGTGTGCAAGCGCCTCA CCGTGCCGCCGACCCCTCAGCCCACAGACGACGTGGACATCTACTTTGAGACGCCGGCTGACGACAAAGAGCACAGTCGCTTCCAGAGGGccaaggagcagctggagatcaGGCACCGCAACCGCatggagagg GTGAGGAAGGAGTGGGAGGAGGCCGACCGCCAGGCCAAGAACCTGCCTAAAGCCGAGAGACAGACTTTGATCCAG CACTTCCAGGCCATGGTGGAGtccctggaggaggaggcagccagtgagaagcagcagctggtggaGACTCACCTGGCCAGGGTGGAGGCCATGCTGAACGACCGCCGCCGCCTGGCCCTGGAGAACTACCTGGCCGCCCTTCAGGCTGACCCGCCGcgg CCTCACCGCATCCTTCAGGCCCTGCGCCGGTATGTCCGAGCTGAGAACAAAGACCGGCAGCACACCATCCGACACTACCAGCACGTGCTGGCTGTCGACCCCGAGAAGGCAGCGCAGATGAAGTCCCAG GTGATGACCCACCTGCGTGTGATCGAGGAGAGGATGAACCAGAGCCTGTCGCTGCTCTACAAAGTTCCCTACGTGGCTGAGGAGATCCAGGACGAGATCG atgagctgctgcaggagcagaaggCTGACATGGATCAGTTCCTGTCCTCCTTCTCGGAATCACAGCCGGACCTCACCACATCGGAGGAGGAGAGCGTGGAGGTTCCTGAGCCAGAGGGGAAACCGTACCGGCCCTTCAAGGTCAATACTCTGGGGTCGCAACCAGAACCTGAAG GCTCTGCCATGTCGGGTCTGGACGgtctgatcggcgctgaggagagGATCATCAACAGCAAAGCCAAGATGAGCAACAACGTG GAGGCCTTCCGCCCGCTCAGGGAGGACTTCGGCTCCGGCAGCAGCGCTCTGATCGGCCTGCTGGTGATCGCCGTGGCCATAGCAACGGTCATTGTCATCAGTCTGGTGCTCCTGAGGAAGCGACAGTACGGCACCATCAGCCACGGCATCGTGGAG GTCGACCCCATGCTGTCCCCGGAGGAGCGGCACCTCAACAAGATGCAGAACCACGGCTACGAGAACCCCACCTACAAATACCTGGAGCAGATGCAGGTCTAA